The genomic segment GTTCGACGTGCCGGCCGCGGCGTTGTTCGTGCGCGACGAGCGCGGCGCGCGCGTGCCGCCGACGGGCCCGATTGAATTCTTCGTCGGCGCGTCGTCGCGCGACATTCGCCTGCGGGGCGTGCTGACGACGGCGGGAGGCAGGCCATGACCGATCACGACGGGCGCCGCGTGATCACGCGCCGCGACTTCACAGCGATGCTGGCTGGCAGCACCGTCGTGGCGGGAGCAGGGATCGCATGGCCGCGCGGCGTACAGGCCCACGGCGCGGCATCGCACGACGCGCACGCGGCTCCGTCCTCCGGCACCTACACATTCGCACGGCCGCGTCCCACCCCGGCCCAGCTGGCGTGGCAGCGCGACGAGTTCGCGCTCTTCCTGCACTTCGGCGTCAACACCTTCACCGACCGCGAGTGGGGCGACGGCACCGAGAGTCCGGCGATCTTCAATCCGGCCGCCCTCGACGCGCGGCAGTGGGCGCGCGTGGCGCGCGACGCCGGTGCGCGCTGCGTCATCCTCACCGCCAAGCATCACGACGGGTTCTGCCTGTGGCCCACGAAGACCACGAGCCACTCCGTCGCCCGCAGTCCGTTTCGCGGGGGCGCGGGCGACGTGGTGCGCGAGTGCGTCGCGGCCGCGCGCGCCGAAGGCTTGCGCGTGGGACTCTATTGCTCGCCGTGGGACCGCAATGCGCCCGCCTACGGCGACTCGCCGCGCTACAACGACCTGTACATCGCGCAGCTGACCGAACTGCTCACGCAGTACGGCGACATCGCCGAGGTCTGGTTCGACGGCGCCAATGGCGAAGGGCCCAACGGCCGGCGGCAGGTGTACGACTGGCCGCGCATCTGGGGAACGGTGCGGCGTCTGCAGTCCCGCGCGGTCATGTTCTCGGACGCCGGCCCCGACGTCCGCTGGATTGGCAACGAAGTCGGATCGGCGGGTGATCCAAATTGGTCCACGGTCGATCCGGCGATCGTGACGGCCCCCGGCGTGGACGGTCCCGAGATCATCCGCTCGCTGCAGCACGGCGACCGCGATGGCTCCGTCTGGCGCCCGGGGGAGACCGACGTGTCCATCCGGCCGGGCTGGTTCTATCATGCCGCCGAGGACGCCAGGGTGAAATCGGTGGACGCCCTGATGCAGATCTGGTTCTCGTCGGTCGGGCGCAACAGCAAGCTCCTGCTCAACGTGCCGCCGAATCGCGACGGCGTGATCGCCGACGCCGACGCGCAGCGCCTGCGGGAGTTCCGCGCGGCGCGCGACGTGCTCTTCTCGCGTGAGTGCACTCCGCCGCGCTGGCGGTGGCGTTCACTGCCCGGCCCGGGCCTCGAGGGAGGTGCCGCCCTGCCGGCGCCGGCCGCGCTCGCCGTCGTCCGGCTCGCCGAGCCCATCGAGTACGGCCAGCGGATCGCGCGCTATCGGGTCGAAGGCGACCGCGGTGACGGCACGTGGATCCCGCTCGCGGCGGGCCAGACCATCGGGCACTGCAAGCTCGACCGCGTCGATGCGACGGCCACGGTCACCAGGGTGCGCGTGATCGTCGACGAGGCGGTGGCGACGCCGCTCCCTATCGCCGTGCGCCTGTTCGCCGCAACGTAGTTCGCCAGCAACGCGGCCCCCCGGCGCGTAGCATCCGTGACGGCACTGCGCCGCCGTGCACGGTGATCACATCGACCCGGGTTCCCGCAATGACCTTCCGCTCCATCGCCTGCCTCGCGGCCGCGCTTGCGCTCGCCGCGTTACCCGCCGCCGCCCAGCGCGGCGCCCCGCGCTCCGACGGGCCATCCGGCCCGCCCAAGGTGCACGTCGTCCCGGGCATCCGCAGCGGCCCCAGCGCCTTCCCGCTCGCCAACTACGAGCAGGTCAAGCCGGTCGTCGCCGGCCAGATGGATTTCAAGCACTACCACACGAGCGTCGAGATCGAGGAGTGGATGCGGAAGTGGGCGAAGGAGCATCCCGACTTCGTGGAGCTCACGTCCGTCGGCAAGAGCTTCGGCGGCCGCGACATCTGGCAGCTGACGCTGACCGACAAGAAGACCGGCAAGGACACCGACAAGCCCGCCGCCTTCTTCGAGGGCGGCCGGCACTCGGGGGAGATCACGGCGACGGAGAGCGCGCTGTATCTCGCCTGGTACCTGGTGGAGAACTACGGCAAGGACCCCGAGGTCACGAAGCTGCTCTCCACCAAGGCCGTGTACATCAAGCCGATGAACAATCCCGACGGCTCCGATATGTACCGCCTGACGGCGCAGGCCAATCGCAGCAGCGTGCGTCCCTACGACGATGATGGCGACGGCCTGCTCGACGAGGATCCGCCCGAGGATCTCGACGGCGACGGCTTCATCATGCAGCTCCGCAAGTACGTGGGGCCCGGCAAGGGCGACGCGGTCAAGGACTCGCTCGACAAGTCGGGGCGCCTGATGCGCCGCGTCGGCCCCGGCAGGGGCGATTACCTGCTGCTGCCGGAAGGGATCGACAACGACGGCGACGGCCGCGTGAACGAGGACGGCGTCGGCGGCCTCGACCTGCACCGCAACTACCCGGAGAACTGGCGGCCGATGCGCGAGGCGACCGGCCGCGGCTGGACGCAGGGCGGCGCGGGCGAGTATCCGCTGT from the Gemmatimonadaceae bacterium genome contains:
- a CDS encoding alpha-L-fucosidase, translated to MTDHDGRRVITRRDFTAMLAGSTVVAGAGIAWPRGVQAHGAASHDAHAAPSSGTYTFARPRPTPAQLAWQRDEFALFLHFGVNTFTDREWGDGTESPAIFNPAALDARQWARVARDAGARCVILTAKHHDGFCLWPTKTTSHSVARSPFRGGAGDVVRECVAAARAEGLRVGLYCSPWDRNAPAYGDSPRYNDLYIAQLTELLTQYGDIAEVWFDGANGEGPNGRRQVYDWPRIWGTVRRLQSRAVMFSDAGPDVRWIGNEVGSAGDPNWSTVDPAIVTAPGVDGPEIIRSLQHGDRDGSVWRPGETDVSIRPGWFYHAAEDARVKSVDALMQIWFSSVGRNSKLLLNVPPNRDGVIADADAQRLREFRAARDVLFSRECTPPRWRWRSLPGPGLEGGAALPAPAALAVVRLAEPIEYGQRIARYRVEGDRGDGTWIPLAAGQTIGHCKLDRVDATATVTRVRVIVDEAVATPLPIAVRLFAAT